Proteins found in one Rissa tridactyla isolate bRisTri1 chromosome 27, bRisTri1.patW.cur.20221130, whole genome shotgun sequence genomic segment:
- the IL4I1 gene encoding L-amino-acid oxidase: MLIAECLRCIVFFSSFLLSLVLFQILLLVGLLSAKRFPCFPEYCLHDKDYEELLNIVKNGLEPATHPANVVIVGAGISGLTAAKLLRDAGHKVSILETSNQVGGRIKTYRPEGQDWYVELGAMRLPGKHRLVREFIRQFNLKLNPFRQTDDNAWYFVNGTRIRAEEVNRNPNILNYTVKPSERGKSASQLYREALNKAFKHFQTTDCKTYLAKHDSFSTKEYLIKVGNLSRGAVDMIGDLLNEDSGFYLSFLASLWDFDIFSDESFDEITGGFDQLPKAFHKALPGVIQFNCTVEKIMTKGKKVRVFYRAPDTLAPTIVTADYVLVTSTAKATRHIQFLPPLSPLKTHALRSIHYASSSKIALACTEKFWEKDGIRGGQSITDRPSRFIYYPSHNFSSGVGVILASYTWNDDSEFFLPLTDEKCLDVVLQDLSDIHQVSKEYLQYTCDQYVIQKWQLDKHSLGAFAAFTPYQFTDYSQALFEHEGRVHFAGEHAAQPHAWIDTAMKSAVRAASNIHDDSSEAQMLNEEEEEREQSGSFLQKEDL; the protein is encoded by the exons ATGCTGATTGCCGAGTGCCTCCGTtgcattgttttcttctcttctttccttctctccctagTCCTCTTCCAAATACTCCTGCTAGTAGGTCTCCTCAGCGCCAAGAGGTTTCCGTGTTTCCCTGAATATTGCCTTCACGACAAAGACTACGAGGAACTGCTGAATATCGTCAAAAATGGGCTAGAACCTGCAACTCATCCAGCAAACGTGGTCATCGTCGGTGCAGGAATAAGCGGGCTTACAGCAGCGAAGTTGCTCCGAGATGCCGGCCACAAGGTAAGTA TTCTGGAAACGAGCAATCAGGTTGGTGGGCGGATCAAGACGTACCGGCCAGAGGGACAAGACTGGTATGTGGAGCTGGGAGCCATGCGCCTGCCAGGCAAGCACAG gctcGTCCGTGAATTCATTAGGCAGTTTAACCTGAAGCTAAACCCGTTCAGACAGACAGATGACAACGCCTGGTACTTTGTGAACGGCACTCGGATAAGAGCTGAGGAAGTGAACAGAAACCCCAACATCCTAAACTACACAGTGAAACCATCAGAGAGGGGCAAGAGCGCCAGCCAGCTTTATAGAGAAGCACTAAACAAG GCTTTCAAGCACTTCCAGACTACAGACTGCAAGACGTATCTTGCTAAACATGACTCCTTCTCCACCAAG GAATATTTGATTAAAGTAGGAAATCTAAGCCGAGGAGCAGTTGACATGATCGGTGACCTGTTGAATGAGGACTCTGGATTTTATCTGTCCTTCCTTGCCTCCCTGTGGGATTTTGATATCTTCTCTGATGAGAG ttttgaTGAAATCACAGGGGGATTTGACCAACTGCCCAAAGCCTTCCACAAAGCATTGCCCGGTGTCATCCAGTTCAATTGCACAGTGGAGAAAATCATGACCAAGGGAAAGAAAGTCCGTGTGTTTTACCGCGCTCCAGACACCCTGGCCCCAACCATTGTAACTGCAGATTACGTCCTTGTCACGTCCACCGCCAAAGCCACCAGGCACATCCAGTTCCTGCCACCGCTCTCTCCTCTGAAGACCCACGCCCTGCGCTCCATCCACTACGCAAGCTCCTCCAAAATAGCCTTGGCTTGCACCGAGAAGTTCTGGGAGAAGGACGGCATCCGAGGAGGACAATCCATCACTGACCGCCCTTCCCGCTTTATCTACTACCCCAGCCACAACTTCTCCAGCGGAGTGGGCGTGATCCTGGCTTCCTACACCTGGAATGACGATTCCGAGTTTTTCCTGCCTCTCACAGATGAGAAGTGCCTGGATGTGGTCCTCCAAGACCTGTCGGATATCCACCAAGTGAGCAAGGAGTACCTGCAGTACACCTGTGACCAGTACGTGATCCAGAAGTGGCAGCTGGACAAACATTCCCTGGGGGCGTTCGCCGCCTTCACCCCTTACCAGTTCACCGACTACTCGCAGGCTCTCTTTGAGCACGAGGGCAGGGTGCATTTTGCAGGAGAACACGCGGCCCAGCCTCACGCCTGGATCGACACCGCCATGAAATCGGCCGTCAGGGCTGCGAGCAACATCCACGATGACAGCAGCGAAGCCCAGATGCtgaacgaggaggaggaggagcgggagcaatCAGGGAGTTTCTTGCAGAAGGAAGATCTCTGA